The window AACAAATCATGATGCGCATGTTGTCCTCATTATCTCGAGTAAATCAAGAAAAAATACGAACCGGAAAACTTAACGATGAAGACTGGTCTCGAATTTCTAGTACAATAAACATTTTATTAAAGAAAAAAAACATGTATATTGATGATTCATCAACACTAACACCTACAGAAATGCGATCTAGATCACGAAGAATTTACCGCGAAAACAATGGATTAAGCCTAATTATGGTAGATTATTTACAATTAATAAAAGTTCCATCATTAATCGGAAATAGAACACTAGAAATTGCTGAAGTATCAAGAACACTAAAAGCATTAGCAAAAGAATTGCATGTTCCTATAATAGCATTATCACAATTAAATAGATTGTTAGAACAAAGAGGAGATAAAAGACCAATAAACTCTGATTTAAGAGAATCAGGATCTCTGGAACAAGATGCAGATTTAATTATGTTCATATACCGAGATGAACTATATCACGAAAACACAGATTTAAAAGGAATTGCAGAAATAATCATAGGAAAACAAAGGAATGGACCTATTGGTACAATTAAATTAACGTTTAATGGTCATTGGTCTCGATTTGATAACTATTCTGAATCCAATTATTATGAAAAATAAAATTTTTTTTATAAATGCAATATTAAAAAAATAATAAAACTAATGTGATAAAAAGAAATTAAAAGGCATTAATTTAAAAAAATGATTTCGACTAACTTTTTAAAATACGTTTTACTATTATATAAAAATATCTGTAGTATATAAAACAATATTTGTAAAGTTTCAAAAACTCAGAAACAAAAAAATTAAACGTACAAAATAGTTTTTTAAAAAATTTTAACATTCACTTTAAAAAACTATAATAATGTAGTTGACAAAAAATACCTATATTATTATTCTAAATACATAATAATTCTTAAAAAATAGAATTTGAATGATATTAAAAAATAAGATTAATATAGAGCAAGTATAAATGCAAAAAAAATGAAAATAAAATTAGGAATTGTAATGGATCCTATTTGTTCTATTAATATAAAAAAGGATTCTAGCTTTGCTATATTGTTAGAAGCTCAAAAGAGAAAATATTCAATATACTACATGGAATTATTAGATTTATATCTCGAAAATAATAAACCATTTGCAAAAGCAAAATTACTAACATTAAAGAACAACATTAAAAAATGGTTTTTTTTTAAAAAAGAAAAAAATATCTCACTATTAAATTTAGACATAATTCTAATGAGAAAAGACCCTCCTATTAATGAACAATATATATATATCACTTATATTCTTGAACAAGCTGAAAATCAAGGAGTTCTTGTAATAAATAAACCAAAAAGTTTACGTAATTTTAATGAAAAATTGTTTACTATATGGTTTCCTAATTTAATTCCCAAAACTTTAATAACTAGTAACATTTCTAAAATACACAACTTTTTACAAAAATATGAAGATATTATAATCAAACCATTAAACGGCATGGGTGGATTCTCAATATTTCGAATAAAAAAAAATGATCCTAATACAATGGTCATTATTGAAACTATGACTAATCACGGGAAAAAATTGTGTATATCGCAAATTTATCTTCCAGAAATTAAAAATGGAGATAAGAGAATATTAGTTATCAACGGAAAACCATTTCCTTGGTGTTTATCTAGAATTCCAAAAATCAATGAAAATCGAGGTAACTTAGCTGTAGGAGGAACAGGAAAAGTAAAAAAATTAACACGATATGACTGGAATATAGCAAATTTTGTATCTAAAACACTTAAAAAAAACGGATTATATTTCGTAGGATTAGATGTCATTGGAAATAAACTAACAGAAATTAATATTACTAGTCCAACTTGTATAAATGAAATTCAATCTAAATGCAAAATATCTATAAGCAATATAATTTTAAACTCCATAGAAAAACGCCTGTTAAAAAATAGTTCCTAACTATCTATCTTTTAAAAAACTATTTTTTCAAAACTT of the Buchnera aphidicola (Schlechtendalia chinensis) genome contains:
- the gshB gene encoding glutathione synthase: MKIKLGIVMDPICSINIKKDSSFAILLEAQKRKYSIYYMELLDLYLENNKPFAKAKLLTLKNNIKKWFFFKKEKNISLLNLDIILMRKDPPINEQYIYITYILEQAENQGVLVINKPKSLRNFNEKLFTIWFPNLIPKTLITSNISKIHNFLQKYEDIIIKPLNGMGGFSIFRIKKNDPNTMVIIETMTNHGKKLCISQIYLPEIKNGDKRILVINGKPFPWCLSRIPKINENRGNLAVGGTGKVKKLTRYDWNIANFVSKTLKKNGLYFVGLDVIGNKLTEINITSPTCINEIQSKCKISISNIILNSIEKRLLKNSS